From the genome of Spinacia oleracea cultivar Varoflay chromosome 2, BTI_SOV_V1, whole genome shotgun sequence, one region includes:
- the LOC110782051 gene encoding psbP domain-containing protein 4, chloroplastic, protein MASTMFSSSSCIASNTYRRKHGLNCNLQIRNDFVLEETSSNDRDDHEKLVSGLLKRRSLVLQSGFVPLVTSVTAFGFPAPGLAVIKQGPLAGRVPGLSEPDEQGWRTYQRPDDKSGGHGVGWSPIIPYLFKVSGDWDEVPVSIADLGGTEIDLRFANPKQGRLFVIVAPVRRFSDVLGDNTTIQEIGTPEKVISAFGPEVTGENVEGKVLSMEVAEHSGRRYYQYELEPPHVFITATAAGNRLYLFCVTGSGLQWKRNYQDLKRIAQSFRIV, encoded by the exons ATGGCATCAACTATGTTCAGTAGCTCTTCTTGTATCGCCTCAAATACTTATCGGCGAAAACATGGTCTTAATTGTAACCTACAAATTCGGAACGACTTTGTTCTAGAAGAGACATCTTCCAATGACAGAGATGATCATGAGAAGCTTGTTTCTGGATTATTGAAGAGAAGATCACTAGTTCTGCAATCTGGGTTTGTTCCTCTGGTTACCTCTGTAACAGCTTTTGGATTTCCAGCACCGGGTTTGGCTGTAATTAAGCAAGGGCCTCTAGCAGGAAGAGTACCTGGATTATCTGAGCCGGATGAACAAG GTTGGAGAACATACCAGAGGCCAGATGACAAGTCTGGAGGCCATGGGGTTGGGTGGAGTCCCATTATTCCTTACCTTTTCAAAGTCTCTGGAGACTGGGACGAG GTTCCTGTATCTATTGCAGACCTAGGCGGCACAGAAATTGATCTCAGATTTGCAAACCCCAAACAAGGCCGTTTATTTGTCATAGTTGCTCCTGTCCGTAGATTTTCAGATG TACTTGGGGACAATACCACAATCCAAGAAATTGGAACACCTGAGAAGGTGATTAGTGCCTTTGGACCAGAAGTAACAGGAGAAAATGTAGAAGGGAAAGTTTTAAGCATGGAAGTAGCAGAGCATTCAGGAAGAAGATATTACCAGTATGAATTGGAGCCACCTCATGTTTTTATCACAGCTACTGCAGCTGGAAATCGGCTTTATCTATTCTGTGTTACTGGAAGTG GTCTTCAATGGAAGAGAAATTACCAGGATCTGAAACGAATAGCTCAATCTTTCCGTATTGTTTGA